From Amycolatopsis sp. YIM 10, the proteins below share one genomic window:
- a CDS encoding copper resistance CopC family protein, producing the protein MKRTAVSLFLTAFVLLATAGTASAHTKLESSDPAEGATLEAAPSQLTLRFSELVKVETSKVTVTGPNASEWQVGPLAAKGPVLTVPVTPAGPAGEYAVNYEVTSVDGHTVNGTTRFTLTKEATPAGAAPSSAPAVPNTPSQAPAAPGDTGQGQPAEAVQVVGAPQWWVWFLGAAVLVVVGVGVAFAIVRKRS; encoded by the coding sequence ATGAAGCGCACCGCCGTGTCGCTGTTCCTGACCGCCTTCGTCCTGCTGGCCACCGCCGGGACGGCGAGTGCGCACACCAAGCTGGAGTCCAGCGATCCGGCGGAGGGCGCGACGCTGGAGGCCGCGCCCAGCCAGCTCACGCTGCGGTTCAGCGAACTGGTGAAGGTCGAGACCAGCAAGGTCACGGTGACCGGGCCGAACGCGTCGGAGTGGCAGGTCGGCCCGCTCGCGGCCAAGGGCCCGGTGCTGACCGTGCCGGTCACCCCGGCGGGCCCGGCGGGGGAGTACGCGGTGAACTACGAGGTCACCAGCGTCGACGGGCACACCGTCAACGGCACCACGCGCTTCACCCTGACCAAGGAGGCCACGCCGGCGGGCGCGGCCCCCTCGTCCGCGCCCGCCGTGCCGAACACCCCGAGCCAGGCACCGGCGGCCCCGGGTGACACCGGCCAGGGCCAGCCCGCGGAGGCCGTACAGGTCGTCGGCGCTCCGCAGTGGTGGGTGTGGTTCCTCGGGGCCGCCGTGCTGGTGGTCGTCGGTGTCGGCGTGGCGTTCGCGATCGTGCGCAAGCGCAGCTGA
- a CDS encoding ABC transporter permease, with protein sequence MTTFASHTGRLTAHALRRLSRQPAYLLFNLIQPMVWLLLFGELFRRVAELPGFGTGDYLSYLTPGVIVMTAMMSAGWAGTSFIDDMNRGVMDRNLTSPVSRGALIAGSLAHQSVVTVIQSLVVFGVGVLAGARYDGGILGVLVVLAVAVLLSIIFGALSDAIALLVRQQEALIGISQFLALPLAFLSSVMMAPSLLPGWVGTVAEYNPVDWAAVAGREALTADPDWAQVLGHGGLLLALAAVMSWLATRAFRAYQRAN encoded by the coding sequence ATGACCACCTTCGCCTCGCACACCGGCAGGCTCACCGCGCACGCGCTGCGGCGGCTCTCCCGGCAACCGGCCTACCTGCTGTTCAACCTCATCCAGCCGATGGTGTGGCTGCTGCTGTTCGGCGAGCTGTTCCGCCGCGTGGCCGAACTGCCCGGCTTCGGCACCGGCGACTACCTGAGCTACCTGACCCCCGGCGTGATCGTGATGACCGCGATGATGTCGGCCGGCTGGGCGGGCACCTCGTTCATCGACGACATGAACCGCGGCGTGATGGACCGCAACCTCACCTCACCGGTCAGCCGGGGCGCGCTGATCGCCGGTTCGCTGGCGCACCAGTCGGTGGTCACCGTGATCCAGTCGCTGGTCGTGTTCGGCGTCGGTGTGCTCGCCGGGGCCCGCTACGACGGCGGGATCCTCGGCGTGCTGGTGGTGCTGGCCGTCGCGGTGCTGCTGTCGATCATCTTCGGCGCGCTGTCCGACGCGATCGCGCTGCTGGTGCGCCAGCAGGAGGCGCTGATCGGCATCTCGCAGTTCCTGGCGCTGCCGCTGGCCTTCCTGTCCTCGGTGATGATGGCGCCGTCGCTGCTGCCGGGCTGGGTCGGCACGGTCGCCGAGTACAACCCGGTGGACTGGGCCGCCGTGGCCGGGCGCGAAGCGCTCACCGCGGACCCGGACTGGGCTCAGGTCCTCGGCCACGGCGGACTGCTGCTGGCGCTCGCCGCGGTGATGAGCTGGCTGGCCACGCGGGCGTTCCGGGCGTACCAGCGGGCTAACTGA
- a CDS encoding ATP-binding cassette domain-containing protein: MSTHAIEASGLVKTYGKGARAVHALAGLGFTVPAGIVFGLLGPNGAGKSTTVKILTTLSAPDAGQATVAGIDVRRHPGRVRRVIGSVSQKPAFDPVSTGRENLVLQGHLHGLSAASARGRAKELLDRFGLTDAADRPAGKWSGGMQRKLDVALGLVARPSVLFLDEPTTGLDPEARAEMWAEIARLSGEDGLTVLLTTHYLEEADKLAARLVIVDRGQVVATGSPEELKTELNGDSVHAELSTVEDLGAARRALEPVAGEISVEGLTLRARVSAGATALPGVLAALGRAGVEPVSIGTARPSLDDVYLRHAGRDFRTADTVAGGVR; this comes from the coding sequence ATGTCCACCCACGCCATCGAGGCGTCCGGCCTGGTCAAGACCTACGGCAAGGGCGCGAGGGCGGTGCACGCGCTGGCCGGGCTCGGGTTCACCGTGCCCGCCGGGATCGTGTTCGGCCTGCTCGGCCCGAACGGCGCCGGCAAGTCGACCACGGTCAAGATCCTCACCACGCTGTCCGCGCCCGACGCCGGTCAGGCCACCGTCGCGGGCATCGACGTCCGCCGCCACCCCGGCCGGGTGCGCCGGGTGATCGGCAGCGTCTCGCAGAAACCGGCGTTCGACCCGGTCAGCACCGGGCGCGAAAACCTGGTGCTGCAAGGCCATCTGCACGGCCTGTCCGCCGCGTCCGCGCGCGGCCGGGCGAAGGAGCTGCTCGACCGCTTCGGCCTCACCGACGCCGCCGACCGCCCGGCGGGCAAGTGGTCCGGCGGCATGCAGCGCAAGCTGGACGTGGCGCTCGGCCTGGTCGCCCGGCCCAGCGTGCTGTTCCTGGACGAGCCGACCACCGGCCTCGATCCCGAAGCCAGGGCCGAGATGTGGGCCGAGATCGCCCGGCTGTCCGGTGAGGACGGCCTGACCGTGCTGCTGACCACGCACTACCTGGAGGAGGCCGACAAGCTGGCCGCGCGGCTGGTGATCGTGGACCGCGGCCAGGTCGTCGCCACCGGCAGCCCGGAGGAGCTGAAGACCGAGCTGAACGGCGACAGCGTGCACGCCGAACTGTCCACTGTGGAGGACCTGGGCGCGGCGCGCCGGGCGCTGGAACCGGTGGCGGGCGAGATCAGCGTGGAGGGGCTGACCCTGCGTGCCAGGGTCAGCGCCGGGGCCACCGCACTGCCGGGCGTGCTCGCCGCGCTCGGCCGCGCGGGCGTCGAACCGGTGTCGATCGGCACCGCGCGCCCGTCGCTGGACGACGTGTACCTGCGGCACGCGGGCCGCGACTTCCGCACCGCCGACACCGTGGCGGGAGGCGTCCGATGA
- a CDS encoding PadR family transcriptional regulator: MAASATRGRANPLALAVLTLLSERPMHPYEISGTLRERHKEDSIKLNYGSLYSVVDSLHKRELIASRETVREGKRPERTVYEITPAGLAEMHDWLSDLLANPVKEFAQFEAALSLMPTLPPEEVAHLLEARLRSQLQRKREHEAAAEIARKHLPRLFMVEDEFRQALLDTEIAFTRNLLRELKSGEFDGLRIWTRMHELRESGATPEEFEAQLTTEFAEAVNWLNQPEEN; this comes from the coding sequence ATGGCGGCATCGGCCACGCGAGGCAGGGCGAATCCGCTGGCACTGGCGGTGCTGACGCTGCTCAGCGAGCGCCCGATGCACCCCTACGAAATCTCCGGCACGCTGCGCGAACGCCACAAGGAAGACAGCATCAAGCTCAACTACGGCTCGCTGTACTCGGTGGTGGACTCGCTGCACAAGCGCGAGCTGATCGCGTCGCGGGAGACCGTGCGCGAGGGAAAGCGGCCCGAGCGCACCGTCTACGAGATCACCCCGGCCGGGCTCGCCGAGATGCACGACTGGCTGAGCGACCTGCTGGCCAATCCGGTCAAGGAGTTCGCCCAGTTCGAGGCGGCCCTGTCGCTGATGCCCACGCTGCCGCCCGAGGAGGTCGCGCACCTGCTCGAGGCCCGCCTGCGCAGCCAGCTGCAGCGGAAGCGGGAACACGAAGCCGCGGCCGAGATCGCGCGCAAGCACCTCCCCCGGTTGTTCATGGTCGAGGACGAGTTCCGGCAGGCACTGCTGGACACCGAGATCGCCTTCACCAGGAACCTGCTGCGGGAGTTGAAGTCCGGCGAGTTCGACGGCCTGCGCATCTGGACGCGCATGCACGAGTTGCGTGAGTCGGGAGCCACGCCGGAGGAGTTCGAAGCACAACTCACCACCGAGTTCGCCGAGGCGGTGAACTGGCTCAACCAACCGGAAGAGAACTGA
- a CDS encoding poly-gamma-glutamate hydrolase family protein, with protein sequence MAGHSATTQRYLSNTALYADPALTENLDYARWFRHSGGTPVVLAPHGGQIEPGTSQLCRTIARLSTCDYWLFEGLRGERRLHVTSSRCDDPVALALCAGTDRALSLHGCVTLPREGVLIGGLDAEFGGIVHEELAARGVETLDAAEYPTLAGRSPHNIVNRTRSGMGVQLELPLALRDAMRGASPIGKSFVDAVVAALHRVWPDRPPTG encoded by the coding sequence ATGGCAGGCCACAGCGCGACTACGCAACGATATCTTTCGAACACCGCGCTGTACGCGGATCCCGCGCTGACCGAAAACCTCGACTACGCCAGGTGGTTCCGGCACTCCGGGGGCACGCCGGTGGTGCTGGCCCCGCACGGCGGGCAGATCGAGCCGGGCACCTCCCAGCTCTGCCGCACCATCGCCCGTCTGTCCACATGCGACTACTGGTTGTTCGAAGGACTTCGCGGCGAACGGCGACTGCACGTGACCTCCAGCCGGTGCGACGATCCGGTGGCACTGGCCCTGTGCGCGGGCACCGACCGGGCGCTGAGCCTGCACGGGTGCGTCACGCTGCCCCGCGAGGGCGTGCTGATCGGCGGCCTGGACGCCGAATTCGGTGGAATCGTGCATGAGGAACTCGCCGCACGCGGCGTCGAAACCCTCGACGCGGCCGAATATCCGACGCTCGCCGGGCGGTCGCCGCACAACATCGTCAACCGGACCCGCTCCGGCATGGGCGTGCAGTTGGAACTGCCACTTGCCCTGCGCGACGCGATGCGCGGCGCCTCACCAATCGGAAAGTCCTTTGTGGACGCCGTGGTGGCCGCGCTGCACCGGGTCTGGCCGGATCGGCCACCCACCGGGTAA
- a CDS encoding MerR family transcriptional regulator: MFTIGEFARLGRVSVRMLRHYDNIGLLRPVRVDEASGYRHYDAAQLRDLNRVVALKELGFTLEQVREIIEEKLTSEELRGMLRLRRAQLAAQISADTDRLDRVEARLRTIEREGHMNTEDVILKPVPRVRVAELSAVAASYASQDIGPVVQPLFVELCRRIDDAGLRIAAPTIAYYEPVGEEQVMVHAAAPVALESGREYDFDVVDLPALDTAATVVHHGTMDEVDRTFQTLAFWIEEHGYTSIGHAREVYLDYDGAAPERGVTELQVLVSRQDVVS; the protein is encoded by the coding sequence GTGTTCACCATCGGGGAGTTCGCCAGGCTCGGCCGGGTTTCGGTCCGCATGCTCCGGCACTACGACAACATCGGCCTGCTGCGGCCCGTCCGCGTGGACGAGGCCAGCGGGTACCGCCACTACGATGCGGCTCAGCTGCGCGACCTCAACCGCGTGGTCGCGTTGAAGGAACTGGGTTTCACGCTCGAACAGGTCCGCGAGATCATCGAGGAGAAGCTCACTTCCGAGGAACTCCGCGGCATGCTCCGCCTGCGACGCGCTCAGCTGGCCGCGCAGATCTCCGCCGACACCGACCGGCTCGACCGCGTCGAGGCGCGGCTGCGCACCATCGAGCGCGAAGGCCACATGAACACCGAGGACGTGATCCTCAAGCCGGTTCCGCGCGTGCGCGTCGCCGAGCTTTCCGCGGTGGCCGCCAGTTACGCCTCCCAGGACATCGGCCCGGTGGTACAGCCGCTGTTCGTGGAGCTGTGCCGTCGCATCGACGACGCCGGCCTCCGGATCGCCGCGCCCACGATCGCCTACTACGAACCGGTGGGCGAGGAGCAGGTGATGGTGCACGCCGCGGCGCCGGTGGCGCTGGAAAGCGGCCGCGAGTACGACTTCGACGTGGTGGACCTGCCCGCGCTCGACACCGCCGCGACCGTGGTGCACCACGGCACGATGGACGAGGTCGACCGCACCTTCCAGACGCTGGCCTTCTGGATCGAGGAGCACGGGTACACCTCGATCGGGCACGCGCGCGAGGTCTATCTCGACTACGACGGCGCGGCGCCGGAGCGTGGGGTGACCGAGCTGCAGGTGCTCGTCAGCCGACAGGATGTCGTGTCTTGA
- a CDS encoding VOC family protein — protein MKAQLLSIMVNDQDRAERFYTEKLGFQVKHNIDVGGARWLTVVHPDEPDGIEILLEPAGYEFARTYQSELYKTNMPFTMLFSEDIHKEYAQLVEAGVEFRGEPAETMGGISAIFDDTCGNLLMLMQVTEPA, from the coding sequence ATGAAGGCCCAGCTGTTGAGCATCATGGTCAACGACCAGGATCGGGCGGAACGGTTCTACACGGAGAAGCTGGGCTTCCAGGTCAAGCACAACATCGACGTGGGTGGCGCGCGCTGGCTGACCGTGGTGCACCCGGACGAGCCCGACGGGATCGAGATCCTGCTGGAGCCGGCCGGGTACGAGTTCGCGCGGACCTACCAGTCGGAGTTGTACAAGACGAACATGCCGTTCACCATGCTGTTCTCCGAGGACATCCACAAGGAGTACGCGCAGCTGGTCGAAGCCGGGGTGGAGTTCCGCGGGGAACCGGCCGAGACCATGGGCGGCATCAGCGCGATCTTCGACGACACCTGTGGCAACCTGCTCATGCTGATGCAGGTCACCGAGCCCGCATGA
- a CDS encoding SRPBCC domain-containing protein produces MSEERRLEKEISFDATPEQVWAAISSGPGMSIWFVPHELGPDGEGEADFGGGNTQAGQVLAREEGKRIVYGTADSPGALEFLVEGRENGGTVLRFTQSGFFDGDDWSAEYDSFDRGWNLFFHNLAQYFRYYSGRPATTLVTGSTTALEPDEVWAKFRAALGVDPAVALGDRVRLTPDGLPPIEGEVDYLVRGVFGVRAPEGLHRFQGLGAESGGMVNTIHYYYGTAPDRDATTAAWQRWLLELFPVNES; encoded by the coding sequence ATGAGCGAGGAGCGGCGGCTGGAGAAGGAAATCTCCTTCGACGCCACGCCGGAACAGGTGTGGGCGGCGATCTCCAGCGGCCCCGGGATGTCGATCTGGTTCGTGCCGCACGAACTGGGACCCGACGGTGAGGGCGAGGCCGATTTCGGCGGCGGCAACACCCAGGCGGGTCAGGTGCTCGCCCGTGAAGAGGGCAAGCGCATCGTCTACGGCACGGCGGATTCACCCGGTGCGCTCGAATTCCTCGTCGAAGGCCGGGAAAACGGCGGGACCGTGCTCCGGTTCACGCAGAGCGGTTTTTTCGACGGTGACGACTGGTCCGCCGAATACGACAGCTTCGACCGCGGCTGGAACCTGTTCTTCCACAATCTCGCGCAGTACTTCCGGTACTACAGCGGCCGGCCGGCGACCACGTTGGTCACCGGCTCGACCACCGCACTGGAACCGGACGAGGTGTGGGCGAAGTTCCGCGCCGCGCTCGGTGTGGACCCGGCCGTCGCGCTGGGCGACCGGGTCCGGCTGACCCCGGACGGCCTGCCCCCGATCGAGGGCGAGGTCGACTACCTCGTGCGCGGTGTGTTCGGCGTGCGCGCGCCCGAGGGACTGCACCGGTTCCAGGGGCTCGGCGCCGAGAGCGGCGGCATGGTCAACACCATCCACTACTACTACGGCACCGCGCCGGACCGGGACGCGACCACCGCCGCCTGGCAGCGGTGGCTGCTGGAATTGTTCCCGGTCAACGAGTCCTGA
- a CDS encoding FAD-binding oxidoreductase, producing the protein MSERSEMNYLHPGEPGFEDEAAGFQTAFRHDAKVIAAVENADDVRAAMTYARERGLPVSVQATGHGLTKPATGLLISTRRMRGIRVDPVSRTAWVEAGARWKDVLAETGAHGLAPLSGSGPGVGAVSYSLGGGVGLLARRFGYAADHVRRIELVTERGDLVEVTAESDPDLFWALRGGRAGFGVVTGLEMALFPVATLFGGGMYFGPESLTEVLRGFREWTATVPEELTSSIGMVPMPDVPGVPEPLRGRHVAHLRVAYSGDPAEGERLIAPLRELGPRLMERFAEIPFADAARTIFSEPDTPHAYYGDTALLSDFPATKAESLIELTGPDAPIGVVTEIRHLGGALSRPPAVPNAVSHREAQYQLMVLSGPGDAEHAAQEKVFAEVEPWTLGRALNFAYGDRPAVRAFHSPDVERRLTEIRTR; encoded by the coding sequence GTGAGCGAGAGGAGCGAAATGAACTACCTGCACCCCGGCGAGCCCGGCTTCGAGGACGAGGCAGCCGGATTCCAGACCGCCTTCCGGCACGACGCGAAGGTGATCGCCGCCGTGGAGAACGCGGATGACGTGCGTGCCGCGATGACCTACGCCCGCGAGCGCGGCCTGCCCGTTTCGGTACAGGCGACCGGGCACGGCCTCACCAAGCCGGCCACCGGACTGCTGATCAGCACCCGCCGGATGCGCGGGATCCGGGTCGATCCGGTCAGCAGGACGGCGTGGGTCGAAGCGGGTGCGCGATGGAAGGACGTGCTCGCCGAGACCGGCGCGCACGGACTCGCGCCGTTGTCCGGCAGCGGTCCCGGCGTGGGCGCGGTGTCCTACTCACTCGGCGGCGGCGTCGGCCTGCTGGCGCGGCGGTTCGGGTACGCGGCCGACCACGTGCGGCGGATCGAGCTGGTCACCGAGCGCGGCGACCTCGTCGAGGTGACCGCCGAGAGCGACCCCGACCTGTTCTGGGCGCTCCGGGGCGGCCGCGCCGGTTTCGGCGTGGTCACCGGCCTGGAGATGGCGTTGTTCCCGGTTGCCACCCTTTTCGGCGGCGGCATGTACTTCGGCCCGGAGTCGCTGACCGAGGTGCTGCGCGGGTTCCGCGAATGGACGGCCACCGTGCCGGAGGAACTGACCTCGTCGATCGGCATGGTGCCGATGCCGGACGTGCCCGGTGTGCCGGAACCGTTGCGCGGCAGGCACGTCGCGCATCTGCGCGTGGCCTACAGCGGTGACCCGGCCGAAGGCGAACGCCTGATCGCGCCGTTGCGCGAACTAGGCCCGCGACTGATGGAGCGCTTCGCGGAAATTCCGTTCGCCGACGCGGCGCGCACGATCTTCAGCGAGCCGGACACCCCGCACGCCTACTACGGCGACACCGCGCTGCTGAGCGATTTCCCCGCCACCAAGGCGGAAAGCCTCATCGAACTCACCGGGCCGGACGCGCCGATCGGCGTGGTGACCGAGATCCGGCACCTCGGCGGCGCGCTGTCGCGGCCGCCCGCGGTACCGAACGCCGTCAGCCACCGCGAGGCGCAGTACCAGCTGATGGTGCTGTCCGGCCCGGGAGACGCCGAGCACGCGGCCCAGGAGAAAGTGTTCGCCGAAGTCGAACCGTGGACACTGGGCCGCGCGCTGAACTTCGCCTACGGGGACCGGCCCGCCGTGCGCGCGTTCCACTCCCCCGACGTCGAGCGGCGCCTGACCGAGATCAGGACTCGTTGA
- a CDS encoding SRPBCC domain-containing protein — MNREFEVRDEREINGTPEQVFAAITTGTAGWLWPIACEPRLGGAIDIAPGAKITAWEPGRHFANRVESGDWFNELDNVIEPRPGGKSYVRYAHRGSFPEEDWQNLYDGCLHHTRMYQATMATYVEHFAGKPAEYLTVDAPASSATDPDAFDRLVRELGLSDAALGDRVSFDVPGVRHIEGEIDYRSPYFLGIRTDNTIYRFFGRNTWGDPVAVSAHHFGAVDVTRETKNWQSWLAGVYA, encoded by the coding sequence ATGAACCGCGAGTTCGAGGTCCGCGACGAGCGCGAGATCAACGGCACCCCCGAGCAGGTCTTCGCCGCGATCACCACGGGCACGGCGGGCTGGCTGTGGCCGATCGCCTGTGAGCCGCGGCTCGGTGGCGCGATCGACATCGCGCCCGGCGCCAAGATCACCGCGTGGGAGCCCGGCAGGCACTTCGCCAACCGCGTCGAAAGTGGCGACTGGTTCAACGAACTGGACAACGTGATCGAGCCGCGGCCGGGCGGGAAGTCCTACGTGCGGTACGCGCACCGCGGCTCGTTCCCCGAGGAGGACTGGCAGAACCTCTACGACGGCTGCCTGCACCACACGCGGATGTACCAGGCCACGATGGCGACCTACGTCGAGCACTTCGCCGGGAAGCCCGCCGAGTACCTGACCGTGGACGCGCCCGCGTCGAGCGCCACCGATCCCGATGCCTTCGACCGGCTCGTGCGTGAACTGGGACTGTCCGACGCCGCACTCGGCGACCGTGTCTCGTTCGATGTGCCCGGGGTCAGGCACATCGAGGGCGAAATCGACTACCGCTCGCCGTACTTCCTCGGCATTCGCACGGACAACACCATCTACCGGTTCTTCGGCCGCAACACCTGGGGCGACCCGGTGGCCGTTTCCGCGCACCACTTCGGTGCCGTCGACGTCACGCGGGAGACGAAGAACTGGCAATCGTGGCTCGCCGGCGTCTACGCCTGA
- a CDS encoding alpha/beta fold hydrolase yields MGKTGAFISDGKRTSYFATYRAAMAEGPPPAAVYDIETSFGTTRVYRHGSGGAPIVLLHGLLAGGPMWASFWERLSAGHTVYTVDILGEGGHSVQTEPMTDHADRARCLDEVLAALRLTGVHLVGASSGGWQAVNHATRYRDRLATVTLVDPTTVTANFSFGALRYGVLLKLFPFGWMWRRFFRWAAGADISDDPAVRLARATIGAYRPAVPFQTCPPEADLRAMDVPTLAIFSGRSVAHDSALAAERMRAWLPESEVEVWPELGHYLTAADRHRVADRLLRFVAARLPDHQA; encoded by the coding sequence ATGGGGAAAACAGGGGCGTTCATCAGCGACGGCAAACGGACCAGCTACTTCGCGACCTACCGGGCGGCGATGGCCGAGGGGCCGCCACCGGCCGCCGTGTACGACATCGAAACCTCGTTCGGCACCACCCGCGTCTACCGGCACGGCAGCGGCGGCGCGCCGATCGTGCTGCTGCACGGCCTGCTGGCCGGCGGACCGATGTGGGCTTCGTTCTGGGAAAGGCTTTCCGCCGGGCACACCGTCTACACGGTCGACATCCTCGGCGAGGGCGGGCACAGCGTGCAGACCGAGCCGATGACCGACCACGCCGACCGCGCCCGCTGCCTCGACGAGGTGCTCGCCGCACTGCGGCTGACCGGCGTGCACCTGGTCGGCGCGTCCTCGGGCGGCTGGCAGGCGGTCAACCACGCGACGCGGTACCGCGATCGCCTGGCCACGGTGACCCTGGTCGATCCGACCACGGTCACCGCGAACTTCTCCTTCGGTGCCCTGCGGTACGGCGTGCTGCTCAAGCTGTTCCCGTTCGGCTGGATGTGGCGGCGGTTCTTCCGCTGGGCCGCCGGCGCGGACATATCCGATGATCCGGCCGTCCGCCTCGCCCGCGCCACGATCGGCGCCTACCGGCCGGCGGTGCCGTTCCAGACCTGCCCGCCCGAAGCCGACCTGCGCGCGATGGACGTGCCGACACTGGCCATCTTCTCGGGCCGCAGCGTCGCACACGATTCCGCGCTGGCCGCCGAACGGATGCGGGCCTGGCTGCCGGAGTCCGAAGTGGAGGTATGGCCCGAACTCGGCCACTACCTCACCGCGGCCGACCGCCACCGGGTGGCCGACCGCCTGCTCCGCTTCGTCGCCGCTCGGCTCCCGGACCATCAGGCGTAG
- a CDS encoding AraC family transcriptional regulator has protein sequence MGSWALVVPTEEVDRLDGGHVFASPHPRLAAHVLSYAAQDYRQHERRLWRMTPLGVLTLSIDFESPVRRLESGVELPVSAVIGLRDRPLVAEELPGRSHGISIGLTPLGAYALFGLPLREIANTVVGAGDLLGARGGLLAEELAETRGWAARFRLLDERFTEWLGPGLEAPILGAWQRLQSTGGRVRVDRLADEIGWTRQHLNRRFREQIGLSPKTAGRVARLNRAAVLMTGPRSLAEIAAVAGYADQAHLNRDFRALTGCTPTEYRRKR, from the coding sequence ATGGGGAGCTGGGCGCTGGTCGTGCCGACCGAGGAGGTCGACCGGCTCGACGGCGGCCACGTCTTCGCGTCGCCGCATCCCCGGCTCGCCGCGCACGTGCTCAGCTACGCCGCGCAGGACTACCGCCAGCACGAGCGCCGGCTGTGGCGGATGACCCCGCTCGGCGTGCTCACCCTCTCGATCGACTTCGAGTCGCCGGTCCGCCGCCTGGAATCCGGGGTGGAGCTGCCCGTCTCCGCGGTGATCGGGCTGCGCGACCGGCCGCTGGTGGCCGAGGAACTGCCCGGCCGGTCACACGGGATCTCCATCGGCCTGACCCCGCTCGGCGCGTACGCGCTGTTCGGCCTGCCGCTGCGGGAAATCGCGAACACCGTTGTGGGAGCCGGGGATCTGCTCGGCGCGCGTGGCGGGCTGCTGGCCGAGGAACTCGCTGAAACGCGCGGCTGGGCGGCCCGGTTCCGGTTGCTCGACGAACGGTTCACCGAGTGGCTGGGCCCCGGGCTCGAAGCTCCGATTCTCGGGGCGTGGCAACGATTGCAGAGCACCGGCGGCCGGGTGCGGGTCGACCGGCTCGCCGACGAAATCGGCTGGACGCGCCAGCACCTGAACCGCCGGTTCCGCGAGCAGATCGGGCTCAGCCCGAAAACCGCGGGACGCGTCGCGAGGCTGAACCGGGCCGCCGTGCTGATGACCGGTCCTCGTTCGCTCGCCGAGATCGCCGCGGTCGCCGGTTATGCCGACCAAGCTCATCTGAACCGGGACTTCCGCGCGCTGACCGGCTGCACACCCACGGAATATCGGAGGAAACGGTGA
- the pip gene encoding prolyl aminopeptidase produces the protein MTYPAIEPYRHGMLDVGDGNSLYWEECGNPDGKPAVVLHGGPGSGCTPASRQLFDPERYRVVLFDQRNCGRSTPHASESDVDLSTNTTHHLIADLELLRTSLGIERWLVSGASWGSVLGLAYAERHPDRVSEMLHSGVATGRRRETELLTRNLGSMFPAAYARFRELVPEGEIAAGYHRLLFDADPAVRERAARAWCDWETAIIPTAAKPSSRYESPEFRMAFARIVTHYFAKGSWLEEGEVLRDAGKLAGIPGVIVQGVLDLSNLVGTPWELAAAWPGAELVLVDDTGHNNSPGLDAARVAALDRFASHH, from the coding sequence GTGACCTATCCCGCGATCGAGCCGTACCGCCACGGAATGCTCGACGTCGGTGACGGAAATTCCCTGTACTGGGAGGAATGCGGGAACCCGGACGGCAAGCCGGCGGTGGTGCTGCACGGCGGTCCCGGCTCGGGCTGCACCCCCGCTTCCCGTCAGCTGTTCGACCCGGAGCGGTACCGGGTGGTGCTGTTCGACCAGCGCAACTGCGGCCGCAGCACACCGCACGCGAGTGAGTCCGATGTGGACCTTTCCACGAACACCACCCACCACCTGATCGCGGACCTCGAACTTCTGCGCACCTCGCTGGGCATCGAGCGGTGGCTGGTTTCGGGTGCGTCGTGGGGTTCGGTGCTGGGGCTGGCCTACGCGGAACGCCATCCGGACCGCGTTTCGGAGATGCTGCACTCCGGTGTGGCCACCGGGCGGCGCCGGGAAACCGAGCTGCTCACCCGGAACCTGGGATCGATGTTCCCGGCCGCGTACGCGCGATTCCGCGAACTCGTGCCGGAGGGTGAGATCGCCGCGGGTTATCACCGGCTGCTCTTCGACGCGGATCCCGCCGTCCGGGAACGCGCCGCTCGTGCTTGGTGCGACTGGGAAACCGCGATCATCCCGACGGCGGCGAAACCGAGTTCCCGGTATGAAAGCCCGGAGTTCCGGATGGCCTTCGCGCGGATCGTCACGCACTACTTCGCCAAGGGCAGCTGGCTCGAAGAAGGCGAGGTGTTGCGGGACGCCGGGAAACTGGCCGGGATTCCCGGCGTGATCGTGCAGGGCGTGCTCGATCTGTCCAATTTGGTCGGTACGCCGTGGGAGCTGGCCGCCGCCTGGCCCGGTGCCGAACTGGTGCTGGTGGACGACACCGGCCACAACAACAGTCCGGGCCTGGACGCGGCGCGGGTGGCCGCGCTCGACCGGTTCGCGAGTCACCACTGA